The window CGGATTTGCTGTGGGGAGCAGTTCGCAGAACGGCAGGTCGGATAAGGCGTTGCGCATGGCCAGCGAGAGGGCGGACATATCTTGTCGCCCGGTGGATAAAAAACGAACCGCTGCTGCAAAACCGATGACGCCGGCGATGTTGGGGGTTCCCGCTTCAAAACAGGCCGGACGCGGTGCCGGCTCGATGGCCTTCTCCGCAAAGGCGGTTACCATATCTCCACCACCGTATACCGGTTTCATTTTATCCCATGCCGCCGGGGTGCCGCAGAGGGCTCCGATACCGGTTGGCCCATACATTTTGTGTGCGGAAAAGGACAGGAAGTCGCACTGTAGCAATGTGATGTCAATGGGGATATGTGCCACGCTCTGGGCGGCATCCACCATCATCAACGCGTTTTTTTCATGAGCCATAGCGGCCAGTTGAGATAGGGGATTAATGGTTCCGAGCACATTGGACTGATGGGGTAGTGCCACAATGCGTACAGGCTGTGTATCCAACAGTTCCGCATAGGCGTCGATGTCCAGCATCCCGTTTTCTGTAATCGGAATAAAAGCCAGCGATGCCCCCGTTTGTTCGGCCAGGAAGTGCCAGGGAATCAGGTTGCTGTGATGATCCATCTGCGAGACACAGATCACGTCGCCATGGACGAGCAGCGAACGGCACATGGCGGCCAGCATATTGATGGATCCCGTTGTGCCCGACGTAAAGACCACATCCTCTTTTGTACCCGCGTGGACGAAGGCGGCCACATCGCTTCGTGCCGAATCAAATAGTTCTTCCGCAGTTTCCGATAAGAGGTAATGACCGCGATGGACGCTGGCTCCGTTTTGCTGATAATAATTCATCACGGCATGGCTGACACATGCCGGCTTGAGCGTTGTGGCAGCACTGTCCAGATAATGAAAGGGCTCACCGTTGTGGGTGGCGATCACCGGAAAAACATCCGCGCCTTTCATGATATATTCCTTTTATCGTCCGATTTCGGATGATGCCGAAAACGCTCGATACGCCGCTGCCATGCGTCAGGTATATGTTTGCTCATCCAGTGTTCCATGCGTTTGAAAAAGGGAATATACGGTGCCAGCAAGATGACGCCGATGGCTAAAAACAGCAACCCCTGAAGTATCGGCAGGAAAAGGCCTAGTATGCCTAAAACAAGAAAGGCCCATCCTGTGATAAAACGAACAATATGCGTTATATTCCGCACACGTCTTTGGCCGTGAATATCCGCAAATCCGTCTCTTTCAGCCTGTGCTCAGCCTGATCAATATTGTCGAAACGGAACACCGCTACGGCTTTATTGGTTTTGCGTTCAACAAAGGCATACATGTATTCCACGTTGAGATCGATCGATTCAAGCGTATCTAGAACCACCGCCAGTCCGCCGGGTTGGTCGGGGATTTCTATGACGAGAACATCGGTTAGTTTAACCGTTAAACCCGCCGCTTTAAGAATCGATTCTGCCTTGGAATATTGATCAACAATAAGGCGTAACACACCGAAATTGGTGGTTTCCGCCAAGGATAAGGCCCGAATATTGATGCCGTTGTCACCCAATAAATGAGCCACTTCTGCAAGACGGCCGGAACGATTTTCGAGAAAGATGGATACTTGTTTTACATACATAATATAATCTCCCGTTGATGACTAAACGTCGGTTTTCCGCAGATCAAAGACGCGTACGGCTTTGCCTTGACTGCGTTCGATTGATTTGGGTTCAACCAGCGTGATTTTTGCGCCAAGTCCCAGCGTACTGCGTATTTCCGCCATGATCTTTTCGCGCATTTCCTCGAGCTTGCGAATTTCATCAGAGAAAATTTCCTGACTTACTTCCACTTTGATTTCGAGCTGATCCAGTGTTCCTTTGCGATCAACAAAAATCTGGTAGTGCGGTTCAATGCCTTCAACCTGCATGAGCACGCTTTCGATCTGCGACGGGAATACATTTACGCCGCGTATAATCAGCATGTCATCCGTCCGCCCCGAAATGCGGGCCATTCTGCGACTGGTTCGT of the Spartobacteria bacterium genome contains:
- a CDS encoding ACT domain-containing protein; the protein is MYVKQVSIFLENRSGRLAEVAHLLGDNGINIRALSLAETTNFGVLRLIVDQYSKAESILKAAGLTVKLTDVLVIEIPDQPGGLAVVLDTLESIDLNVEYMYAFVERKTNKAVAVFRFDNIDQAEHRLKETDLRIFTAKDVCGI
- a CDS encoding aminotransferase class V-fold PLP-dependent enzyme → MKGADVFPVIATHNGEPFHYLDSAATTLKPACVSHAVMNYYQQNGASVHRGHYLLSETAEELFDSARSDVAAFVHAGTKEDVVFTSGTTGSINMLAAMCRSLLVHGDVICVSQMDHHSNLIPWHFLAEQTGASLAFIPITENGMLDIDAYAELLDTQPVRIVALPHQSNVLGTINPLSQLAAMAHEKNALMMVDAAQSVAHIPIDITLLQCDFLSFSAHKMYGPTGIGALCGTPAAWDKMKPVYGGGDMVTAFAEKAIEPAPRPACFEAGTPNIAGVIGFAAAVRFLSTGRQDMSALSLAMRNALSDLPFCELLPTANPEAGIISFEIEGVHPHDAAQTADEFGVMLRAGRLCAHPLLDALNKHAVCRVSLGLYNDEQDIPPLINALQEAVKVYKK